ATAAATAAACTTCCATGGATTCCTACCAACATTACGTACGGGCTGAACTTAGTCTCTGGCTTTTTAAAATGAAAAAGAAGGCCGGAATCATGGGGAAAATGACTCATGGTGTTCAGGGTAAAATCAATAGTTGGATACCTGAAAAAATCCATAAAGCCATAACAGTTGCCATAGAGAATATGGTGAAGTTGGTGATATCTGGCTCAACATTAATAAGACCCAAGTCTGGCAAGGGATTGGAGTTGAAAGAACGAGAGGATAAAATCAGAAATAGAATTAAATGGTATAGAAATACCGCATCTGCTGAAGGGGCTATTACGGGTGCAGGAGGGATCTTGCTTGGCTTTGCTGATTTCCCTGCATTTCTAACGATCAAGATGAAAATGCTTTTTGATATTGCCTCAATTTATGGCTTCGATACGAAGGAATATAAAGAGCGTTTATTTTTACTATACGTTTTTCAATTGGCTTTTTCATCCCAACAAAGGAGGAATGAGTTGGTTGAGAAGATAGAGAACTGGGAAAGTTTTCAAGATTCCTTACCTGAAAATTTCGATGAATTTGATTGGAAGACTTTTCAATTAGACTATCGGGATTATATTGATTTGGCTAAACTAGCGCAATTGATCCCTGTAATAGGAGCGGGTGTAGGAGCCATTGCTAACTATCGATTGACAGAGCATCTCGGGAAGACTGCTATGAACGCCTTTAGAGTTCGAATCTTACAATCTTAAAGGTTTTACCTTATGAAAAAGCAAAAGCCTCGTACAAGATGTACAAGGCTTTTTTTGTTGGTCTACCAGGGCTCGAACCTGGACTCTTCTGAACCAAAATCAGACGTGTTGCCAGTTACACCATAGACCAGTTTTAATTGATTTCCTTTCGGGTATCTCTTAAAGTGTCACAAAGGTAGATTTTCGATTCTTTTTTTCCAAACTCCAATAAAAAGTTTTTTCAAGTATTCTCTTAACCTCCTTTATTTCAGCTATAAATAAATTAAAAGTATAGCAGAGGAGCCTCCTTTTGAAATGAAGGGCTTATGATTGAATGTTTTATTGTGATAATGTCACTATTGTTACGAATAAATTTCTAAATCATTAATATTTTTACATATATATTGACTTATTGAAAATATATAGTCAGATTTATTCAAAAATATTAAACCACTAATTAACTAATGTTATGAAAATCGAAAAATTAGAGAAAACAATTCCAGAGGCAATTCTAAAATTAGAAAAATTGAGTATTGGAGGTTCCTTGGCTGCTGAATTAGATTGGTGTTGGAATAGCTTTAAATACGATCAAAATCCTGTGGGGGTGATTGAAAAATCTCAGGAAGTGATTTCCATATTTAAGGAGGCGAGGGAGAAGAATTCCAGAGCGGTTTCTAAAAAACTTATTGAGGAACTGGAGAAGTCTTTGAATTAAGCATAAAAAAAGGCTTGCCAGATGGCAAGCCTTTTTAGTATCAATTGAAATAGCAGAGATTATTCTCCTACTACTACGAATTTCACATCAGTTTTTACTTCTCTATGAAGATCCACCTCAGCGGTGAATTCTCCAGCGCCATCTACTGGGCCATTGATAGAGATTTTCTTTCTGTCTACGTCTACACCATTTGCTGCTAAAGAATCAGCAATTTGTAGGGTAGTCACTTTACCGAAGATTTTACCTGATTCACCGATTTTTGCCTTGATCTCTAAGGTCAATTTTGCAATTTGTTCAGCGATGTTTTCTGCTTCAGTCTTGATTTTTTCTGCTTTGTGAGCAGCTTGCTTGATATTTTCGGCAAGGATTTTTTTGTTTGAGCCGGTTGCTAAAACTGCAAATCCCTGAGGGATAAGGTAGTTTCTTCCATAACCTGGCTTCACCTCAACCATATCGTTTTTATAGCCAAGACCTTTGATGTCTGTTTTTAGAATGATTTCCATTTGTAATGATCTTTTTTGATTGGACGATACAAGACCGAATTATTTCAATCCATCTGTTACGAATGGCAACAAAGCCAAATGTCTTGCTTTTTTGATGGCGTTAGCCACTTTCTTCTGATACTTTGCAGAGTTACCTGTAAGTCTTCTTGGAAGGATCTTACCTTGCTCGTTTACAAATTTC
Above is a window of Algoriphagus machipongonensis DNA encoding:
- a CDS encoding EcsC family protein; translated protein: MDSYQHYVRAELSLWLFKMKKKAGIMGKMTHGVQGKINSWIPEKIHKAITVAIENMVKLVISGSTLIRPKSGKGLELKEREDKIRNRIKWYRNTASAEGAITGAGGILLGFADFPAFLTIKMKMLFDIASIYGFDTKEYKERLFLLYVFQLAFSSQQRRNELVEKIENWESFQDSLPENFDEFDWKTFQLDYRDYIDLAKLAQLIPVIGAGVGAIANYRLTEHLGKTAMNAFRVRILQS
- the rplI gene encoding 50S ribosomal protein L9, with protein sequence MEIILKTDIKGLGYKNDMVEVKPGYGRNYLIPQGFAVLATGSNKKILAENIKQAAHKAEKIKTEAENIAEQIAKLTLEIKAKIGESGKIFGKVTTLQIADSLAANGVDVDRKKISINGPVDGAGEFTAEVDLHREVKTDVKFVVVGE
- the rpsR gene encoding 30S ribosomal protein S18; translation: MTLINEPINRGENRKKYCRFKKHGIKYIDYKDPNFLLKFVNEQGKILPRRLTGNSAKYQKKVANAIKKARHLALLPFVTDGLK